The following nucleotide sequence is from Podospora bellae-mahoneyi strain CBS 112042 chromosome 1 map unlocalized CBS112042p_1, whole genome shotgun sequence.
ATGGTTTATGACCCATCCCACCGAGCTGGCGATTATCACGGCTCTGGTCATTGCCCTGCAAGTGGCAGTATGGGGGTTTCTGTGGGGCATTTTTAGTGTAGGACCAAGTGAGGTGAGTGGGTTTAATGACGTCTCTTTTACTGCAGTTGAGATGAAACACATGTGGTTTTGTTACTCGCGTTGCCTAGGCAGTGTATGCTGTgcatgtatgtatgtatgtgcATATGCTCGGGGTAGTCAGCaggagtggttggttggtgggtgggggtgggtgttgacagaagaaaaagagggtGGGTGAAAAAAATCGGAGCAGCTTGGTCAGAGAGTTGCTGTTATTTTGACTTATATCTGGATCTGTTGAGGTAcatggtcgtggtggtggtggtgatggtatAAACAACTGTTTTATGCCCATCCCTTGTCATTTCCATCATCTGTGGTTATACCAGTCTGCGGTATACTCAGTCATTATGATTTTCGCGACGTTACTGATAATTGCCTCTTTGTTATCCCAGACCACCTCAGCgtcgtcaccaccccccataGTAAACCTCACCTACGCCGCCTTCTCCGgcctcaccctcccaaacTCCGTCAACCAGTTCCTCGGCCTGCCCTACGCCCAGCCCCCAATTGGACCCTTCCGCTGGcggtccccctcccctcctcttccttcctcgTCAGGATCAGGCCCAATACCAGCCACCGAGTTCAAACCCATCTGTcttggggcgggggtggcATACCCGACTCCGGGGCAGTCGGAAGACTGTCTTTATGCCAATATTTGGGCTCCGGCGAATGCAACGAGTGAGAGCAGGTTGCCGGTGTGGGTTTTTGTtcagggaggggggtatAATGCTTTGTCGAATTACAACTGGAATGGGAGTGAGGTTGTCGAGAGGAGCAGGTacggggttgtggtggtgaatttTAATTACAGGGTTGGGATGTGGGGTTTTTTGGctggggggggaagggatggaGAGATGGAGTTGAATGTTGGGTTGAGGGATcagagggggttgttggagtggGTGCAGAGGGAGATAGTGCAGGTGAGTTTGTGAGATATCtctgaaaaggggggaaggcTGATGTGAAAGATAGTTTGGAGGTGATCCTGAGCATGTTGTTATGCACGGTGCGTCTGCGGGGGCTGGATCGGTGGCTATGCATCTTATTGCCAATGGGGGAAGAAATGACGGGTTGTTTCACGGGGCGATACTCGAGTCGATATTCTTTCCCGCTCAGCCGTTTGTTGGCGAACTGGGGTGGCAGTttgagagggtgttgaatCAGACTGGTTGTAAAGGGGGGAACTCgacggagggggagatggattGTTTGAGAAACACGGACGTGAAGGTGTTGCAGGAGGTGGCGAATCATGCTCAGCCTTTTCCTGGGAAGGCTGATCCGCCGTTGCCCGTTTTCTACTGGACGCCTTGTGTAGATGGGGAGTTGATTCAGGATTTTCCATACAAGTTGTTTAAGCAAGGGAAGAATGTGAAGGTGCCTATTATGATGGGGACGGCATCGAATGGTATGTTTTTACCCCCCCCTGACTCTCCGGTCTACTATCTACTAACATGTTAATGCCTGTGATGTAGAAGGGACAgtcttcacccccaacatcaccaccccccagcagttcaccaccttcttctccaacaactACCCTCTCCTCACTGCCACAGATACCACCTCCGTTTTGTCGCGCTACACCCCTCCCAATTTCAACACAACCCCCTATTTCAACCCCCCTAACCGACCACCCTTCTACGGAGTCTTGGCAACCGCCTATGGAGAAAGCACATTCATCTGCCCCCAGACAAACGTCCTGAATTACCTCTCTGTTGACAACACTTCCTCCCTATGGGCATACCGGTACAACGTCCAGGACGACGAAAACACCCGCGACGGGCTGGGGGTTCCCCACCTGTGGGATGCGGGGGCGATTTGGGGACCGGGAAGTCTCAATTCTTGGGATCGGACGGGGAGTTACAGGACGTATAACAAGGAACTGATCGAAAGGGTGAGGGGGTATTATTTTGGGTTTGTCAAGTATTTTGATCCGAatagggggaggttgggaaCCGAGCcggagtgggaggagtgggttggggggaatgAGACCACAGGGAGGAGATTGCTGTTTGAGACGGAGGggacgaggatggaggttttggaacaggaagagagggagaggtgtgggttttggttgggtttgggggaggggaggatggaacAGAGGTGATTTGAGGAAGGCGGTTTGTTGAATAGTAGCATAGCGATAGGTTTGTATTGATACAGAGCAAGGTTACTGACTTTTGAAGTGGTATCTGTAGAGTGTTCTTGAACATGTTGTTCGTCGTTGTTCCTAAATAGGGGGCAGAACTCACGTTGTGTCCCTATAACCACTCAAAATCATGACCTTAAATATGAGAACTATGCCGTGCAATTGATAACTTGATGAGCAACACAAAAATGCCATGATAAATCCCAATCGATATAAACAGTCAAACGCCCGTTGAAACACCATCCCAGCTGCTGGCAATAAAACACCCCACAGTGTAACCCATGCgaccccccccaaaaaaaacaccaataAACGCCACAGATGCCTTCCCTCAACCAAGAAACTTTCAAAACCGCAATGCATGCGTGCTCTCAGCCAATCATCACGTCATGTGTGCCATATACCCATTCTTACAACAAAACCCCAATAAACCCCATAAACTTCCCATATCTTGTTCCATCAATCTTGCAATCATTCCACTTCACTCCTCAAGCCGTGCCCCCAACGCTTTTACTCTGCTGCCCGGCTTGGTTCCCCTTGGAGTATATCCGAAACTGCACAAAAATGACCCCGTCCTCGACGATCGTCCCAAAACTCCCGAGTAGCCACGGCAGGGCCCTGAGGAGGTAGTCCCTGTCTTGGCTGTAACTCATCACGCTGGCTCCATAGGTGAAGTTGCCTGTTAGGGagagcaaaaagaacagCAGGGCCAAGCCTTCGCACGATTTCTCCTTGTAGTTTTTGATGATTTGGGGGATGCGCGCACTAAAACACggattttcttttgttaGTGTCTGGATGTTGGGTCAGGAAAAGGAAGGCGACTCACCAGAGATAACAAACAGCCGAGATGTagcccaacaccatcccaaTAATCGCCTGTGGTTCAGCAGAGATGGGCTCGGTGTCGACCGGAACGTCTGGGGAGTCCCATGCACCCATCCGGTAGGAGACGAACCACCCTGCTCCGCCTACCACCCACACGGCtagaagggagagggcgttGTGAAGCCATGGGTTGGAGTCAGGGGTGTCGTCCTCGCCGGTTATGATTCTAGTCAACGGGTCGAGGTTAGAcgagcggcggcggcggtgggtggAGTGGCGTCTGTGGGAGCCGGGCAGGAGGGTCTGGGAGTCGGACCTGGGGCGGCGGTGTTCGGTTACAAGGGGTGTTTCCTCGTTGGCCGGGGTGTCTTCCACTGCGGTGGTGTCAGAGTCGGCAgaggggtggcggtgggagtgCCTGCGGTGACcagagtggtggtggtgctgttcgCGTGCGCGCCGGCGGGCGTTGATAGTGTTGTAGTAGGTGCactgggtgatgaggatCAAGTCGGCGACACAAAAGTACATGCCGAGAGCGAtcgaggagggggcgagggAAGTCCAGAGCGCGCCAGAGAGGTTGGCAATGTCACCGAGGAgccagatgaggaggaattTCATGGACAGCGCGTCGGCAGATTTGGACTTGTAGTTTGCGATTAattgcgggaggaggaggcataTCCAGGCCGTCAGAGAGACGCTGCCAAAGATTCCCGACAGGGCCTCACCGGCGGTGGGCGCCTGGAGTATCGATGGGAGGCTCATGATGAGGCTCGCCATGACGCAGGTTTTGCGATCAAGGGTCAGGTAGGTGTGTTTTCGATTAAGAATGATAAGGATTGAAAGGTAAGGAAATAGTTCAGAAACAGGTCATAAGCGtcgtcgaggccgagatgttgTCGGCAGCAAAGCTTTTACACCTTGACACAAAGGATCAGGtgaggaggtttggggagcTGTCACGGTCTGTGAAATCTGAGTCAAGTGTCTTAAGACCTCTCTCTGAGCGAGCTTATCGCCATGCCCTGGTCCAGTGAGATCTGCAGAGATAAGAGGGCCCCGACCCCGGAAAGGGTTTAAAGCTCTGcgcccccgccatcccccacGTTTGGTTCTTGCGCCTCTGGTTAGACCTTTTCGGCCTTGATCTGACTGCACATTTGCATCACCCGTCCAAGTCCCTGCAGGTATCACGCAGCTTGGACGCCGCGGCAGGCATTTTGACTTGAGCTGTGTGTGTTGTATTCCTCTCCAGACACCGCACCAATATTTCCAATGCCATGGTCGTCACCATCAAACGGTCATCGAGGTGCACCGGAGCCCCGCCGTTTCTTGGATGCTTTTGCGGGGGAGTAGCGTGCCAAGGGGTCGATTCTGGTGAATCTGCCCGGTCATCTTCACCTATTACGCATCACTGCCTGCCGGGAGCAGGGATAGCCCACTTGGCAAGCTGCCGGCACTCCGTTCAGCATCCGATGATGTAGAGGATAAGCTTCTCAATCCAATGTTAGTTGATGACAAGCGCCGAAACAAATGCCATTGTAGAGGGAAAAAGACTGGTGACCACTACAATGTCGAAGTTTGAGACTTGTGCTGTTGTGCTCAGCAATGTGGCACCCGTGAGAGTTCCTCGACGTTGGACCCCTGTTGGCACCTGTTTGAATTGATTCGCTGGGAGGGTTCCTCTGCCAACATTTGGTGTGGGCGGCTGAGGCGGTCAGCCACCCAGCGGCTGCTCTGATCGGGTGTCGGGCATATCAGATGGACTTGCCACGGTCACtcatccaccatcatccaagaCATCTTGTGACAGTATATCATTTTTGCTTTGTGTAGCACGTATTCTGCATTTTGTGTATCACATTGTTTTGCTGGTATTTGCGTTCATTGCGTTGATAGAGAAGCACCGCAGACACGATGAGGCTATCGTCGGTTGCAGTGAGCGCTGCAGCGTTGCGGGGGGCCTTGGCGTGGGGAGGTGagtttgtttacttttgaTGTCTCCATATGATTTTCATccatgagatgagatgagatgagatgaaggCTGCTGATCAGATGGACAACAGGCTTTGGTCACATTACCGTCGCCTATATCGCCTCCAACTTCGTCTCTgactccaccacctcctaTCTTCAGACCCTCCTCCGCAATGACACCGGCGACTACCTCGCCGGCGTTGCTACCTGGGCAGATTCTATCCGGTACACCAAATGGGGCCGCTTCACCTCGGGCTTCCACTTCATCGACGCCCATGACAATCCGCCGACCTACTGCGGCGTAGATTACGACCGTGACTGCAAGAAAGAAGCCGGTTGCGTGGTCAGCGCTTTGCAGAACTACACCTCCCAGCTTCTTGACACTGAGCTTCCACTCTGGCGGCGAGCACAGGCAGCAAAGTTTGTGATTCACTTTATTGGTGATATTCACCAACCGCTACATACCGAGGATGTGGCGAGGGGAGGCAACGGAATTCATGTTACATTTGAAGGAAAAGAGCTGAACTTGCACCATGTGTGGGATACGAGCATTGCCGAGAAGTTGGTGGGCGGCATTCGCAGGAAGCCGTATCCGTTTGCGAAGAAATGGGCCGACGAGTTGacggaggagatcaagagtGGGAAGTACGCGGCGGAGAGCAAGTCCGGCTGGCTAAGGGGGACGAATATCACGGATCCGATTGCTACGGCTCTAGGGTGGGCGGTTGAGGGCAATGCGTTGGTTTGCACTACCGGTAAGTTTTTGGTAACCTTCGAAGGTCAAAGACAAAAGCTAACATGTCTCGGTTAGTATTGCCAGAAGGCGCGGAAGCCATCGAGGGCCAGGAGCTGGGAACGGACTACTACGAGAAGGCCGCTCCTGTCGTCGAGGAGCAGGTTGCAAAGGCTGGCTTCCGGTTGGCTGCTTGGTTGGACTTGATCATCTCGAGCCTCAAGACTGTTGAGCTGCCAGCCTCGTCGGAGCCAGAGCCAGATCTGGATTCGGATATGCCAGGAGACCTCTAGAAAAGTGTCTCATAGGTGGTACAACGAAGGATCCAGGATGAGGGGTTAGGTGCGGTGATCGTGGCTTCGGTAGTTGAGACGACATATTTCTCTTATTCATGAAACGATTTGCGttctgtcgtcgtcgagaaTAGTTCTGTCGAGAGCAGTGATCATCGGTGATATTCATTTTTGCATGATGGAAACCGTGGCCGCTGACCATCTCCGAGAATAGCCACATGCTGTGGATGTAGGCTGTGTCTGAACGTGCCGGACAACGTCATGACTACCCATCAATGGTTTGTCTTTGGCGCCAAGGGGAGGCAGCAGCGGACTGTCGTCGTAGCGTAGGTAGAGCTCCCCGAGGATTCCAGCGATTATCTGTTTCGTTTTGGTGATCTTTCGTCACGGGCCTGCGGCAATTGCGACGGGTAACGTTGAGAAACTGGATGGTGCCCTGTTGcctcgaggatgagagcTGCCGATTCATCCGCTGTGACCTTCACGGAGCGTGCTGGCCAAGTGTCGGTTGCCATCCTCCATGTTTCTGtttgtcaacctcctcgctcCTATGTGTATGTGTCCGAGTGTCCGCTGTAGGACCGAGGCGTTGGCTCGGGGTCAGAGTTGCATCGTTTCATAGTGCACAGGCGGTGATTTCCTCCTAATGTTGCAGGCCCGGGAGATGTGAGGGGTCTTTTGTCTGTCTCATGAGGCTCAGGGGTTTGCTTCAAAAATCTTGGCACAGGGAACCCCTGTCTTTACACAACCCCAGGTTTGTGGACACCTTTCTTATCTTATCGCGATCTTCCCGACGTCAGTCAGCGGCATCAGATCAAGATGAACGGAAGGATTGCTCTCTCCAACTTTGTACgacttgatgatgggagcCACGGCCATTTATGTCCAACTCGGCCAAGTTGAAGAACGCATGGTCTGTTGTGATCCAACCTAGAGATTTGGGCTGGCTCTGAGCATTTTCGGGTCACCTATCTTCAACGATAGGGCCCCATTTGCTTGTCATCCAATGTTGTTCATATAGGTAGGCAAGAGAGTTGGGATGGAAGTGGGACGAAACAAGTCGTTGGACAGGGCTTGCAAAAATAGGGTTGTTTCGATCGTGTTGCCACGGGATCTTTTTTGTCAAGGTTAGATTACAAatttggcctcctcctttcgCCGTGGGTGTCATTCTACAGTCGCATCAGCATCGATACCCCAGAAACCATGACTGATGAGACAGGCACCAGGAACGACGGGGTCGGGACGGAAACAGCCTCAACGATTCAACTGTATTGAAATATGCAGGCCCACGGCTCGACACGCAGCTTATTTGCTCCAAGCTTCAACTTTGGACGAACTACCAAATGACAAGACCATCGAAAAGGGGGTGGCCTGGAAGCAAAGCTGCGCTCATCTGTCAGGATTGCGACTGTGAGATCCTATCCAGATATTTCGCTGTGGCGCTGTGTGTCATGAAAGGATTTCCAAGCCAAGGTGCTCATTAATTAGCTGCCTTGAACTGCTGGTCTCCGGGCACGGTCTTGGGCCGACGGGGTATTTCTTTTATGTTGAAATCTCCGTCGAATGTGACGTTGTCGATGTAATTCGTATTCTTCGGAACAGCCGTGCTGGATTTCGGTTGACCAAACGAAGTGGCTGACTTTTAGCGGTGTAATCAGCTATCTCCTATTCCCGACAGCTACAGTGAcgagatgatggagaagcAAAACAGCTTCTGATACAGATACATATAAGCAGGGGCCCATGCGCAGAGGAAATAGATGAAGATCGCACCCTCAGTCTGTACACATTCTCCGAGCGGCTGTCGGTACGCGGCGGCGGCTCCTGCTGTGCCGGCCGGCGGTTGATGAAAGGCATCTCTGTCGGAGTCGGGAGCCCGAGAAGCGCCTTCAAGGAGAAGTGAAGAATAAGTGGGGGATGAACTGACTTACAAGGAGGAGAACTCATGCTCGCTCGCTTGCGCTTCATCCCGAGACACAAGCTGCCCGATCGCCACGAAGCGAGGGCGCTGATTGGCCAGAGGCACAAATTGACATGGATGCCATTGGCTTTCTGGGACAGAAGCCGCATCAACTTTCTCGCAGCGTTTTCCAACCGCACGCACGGCGCTCCAGAGGTAGATGCAGTTGGCGCCCAGCAATTTGCTCTGCTACACGAAAGAAGAAAGCCAGCGCTTTGTGTCCCCTGCAAGATCCGTACGGCCGCCATTTTCGTGTCCAAGACGGCCGCTGTGGACGGCGAGCAACTGGCCCTCCCGGCACTTGAAAAATCTGGGGAGTCGATGTGCAGGCGCCTCGCTGGCCAACTGTGAAGACCGCCAAATATTCGATGAATATTGGACAATGGCATGGCAGATGAGCCAATGACAGCTGCCTTCCTGCAGTCAAGATCCTCCAAGAAGCCATATCTGCAAGGTACACTTTCCTCTTTTGTTATTGagggtgtgtgggtgtgtgcccccccccctcccccctctccctacCCCACGTCTGAGAGCCGCAGTTGCTGAGTACTGTTGAGGTTTGACAATTCTCCGCTCTCTTGCAGAGAGCTGTCGGATTCCATCCTTTCGTGCCACCCTCCGTCAGACGGCTCCGACATACCCCCTTGCCatccctttctctctctccctggCGTGGTGTTTTGGAATCGCGGAGCTGCCACCCCAGCATCCCTACCACCAAGCACCTCCTGCTCCGTCCTCCTGCCGCTCAGCTCGCCGTGCCCTCATCCTGGTCTTCCTGGTCCCGGGATGCTTGGCGGCAACGTCCCatgtcttctttttcttcgcTGGAGACTCGCCAGGGCTCGAAACTGCTTGGCTTGCTGGGGTGTGAGAAACGTCGGCTTGGCGGTATCGTCGGATCGCCGTCGCAGCATCCACCTTCGTCAGCCATTATGCCTCTTATAATGCCCACCCGCGATTCTTTTACCCCTCTgctcccttcttcttcgaccATGTCCCCTTCTTGCGGCCTGTGGTGATTTGTGTGTCGTTTTACTTTCTTTCCTTCATTCGTTCCTTTCTCGCCCCTTGTGGGTTGTACATTCTCCGTCGACACTAGCTGTCGTTTACCATTCCTTAACGACTTTTCAACTTTTCTGACGGTCTGGTACCATCTGCGCTTACGATTTCCTTCCTCCTTTCGACGGTCCGCCGATCTACATATCTCTCTCTCGTTGTTAGAAAGTTCTCGACTCTCAAACGCCATCATGTTGATGAAGAACGCGGTAGCGGCCCTGATGGGTTTGGCCATGGTTGCCGAGGCGGCATCAGTTCACCAGTACGGAACCCCGACAAGGACTGTAGGAAGACGGCAGTttggcaagaagaacaactTCGGAAACCGCTTCGGTAATGGTcagtttggtggtggccagAACggccagaacaacaacaacaacaacaacaacaatggccAGAACAACAATGGCCAGAACAACAATggccagaacaacaacaacaacaacaacaacaacaacaacaacaacaacaacaacaacaacaacaacaacaacaacaacaacaacaacggggGGAACAACAACCAGGCGTCGGAGACTTGTCTGGCTGCGGCTGCTCTCCAGACTGGTTCTCAGTCTACCGGCCAGAACGGTGCCCAGGCTGCAGATGGTCAGGTCAACTCTGCTACGTAAGTTGTCAATGCCGACTTCATAAACTTTGTGACCTGTTGCAAGACCTGGAGGTATATTAACAGTTGATAAATAGTGACAATGCCAACTTCATCAACTTCTGCCAGGGCAAAACATTGACCAACGGTCTGCAAAACCGGGATGGCTCCTGCAACGGTATCCGTAAGTTGCAGTCTTCTCAGCTGTGCTCCAACCTCGATCAGAGCTAACACTACACAGCAATGGGTGAAatcccctccgccaaccgCATGGTCTCGACTGTCATTCTCAACCCCAAGAACGGCGATGATCTCGAGCCGCTCACGACCTTCCAGATTCAGGTCAACGTCGCCAACATGCAGCTCGGCGCCttcaccaacgccaccaGCACCTACTACTCGGCTCCCCAGACCCTCAATGGAGGCGGCCAGATCATTGGTCACACTCACGTCACTGTTCAGGACACTGGCAACACCTTGAACCCCACCCAGCCTCTGGATGCCACTGTCTTTGCCTTCTTCAAGGGTATCAACGATGCTGGTAACGGCAACGGTCAGCTCGCCGCTGAAGTCACTGGTGGTCTCCCTACTGGCTGCTACCGTGTCTGCACCATGTCCAGTGCTTCCAACCATCAGCCCGTTCTGATGCCCGTTGCCCAGCGTGGTTCCCAAGAGGACTGCCGCTACTTctctgttggtggtgcttgcgccaacaacaacaacaacaacaacaacaacaacaacaacaacaacaacggcggtggcaacaacaacaacaacaacaacggtggcaacaacaacaacaacaacaacaacaacaatggcgGCGACCAGGGCCAGAACAACCAGGGCCAAAACCAGGGCAACCAGGGTCAGGGCAATCAGGGGCAGGGTAATCAGGGGCAGCAGAACAACCAGGGCAACCAAGGTAATAACCAAGGCCAGAACAACCAGGGAAACCAAAATAATAACCAAGGCAACCAGGGCGCCGGAAATCAAGCGGGCGGAGGTTCGGAGGCCGGAaacaacggcaacggcaatAATGGCggcaacaataacaacaacgGAGGCGGTAACGCCGGTGCCGCCATTGCCGGCATCCAGCCCCCTCCCGTGACCGACTCTGGCAACGCGGACCGCCCGTTCGCAGTCAACGGTAACACCTTTGTGACCAGGCAGGAGGCTCAGTTCCGCGCCTGCGCCATCCAGAACAACGCCTGCGCCGGCGCCGTCAACTCTGGCCAGGCTCCTGGTCGCACCGTCCCTGACTGCAATGCGCAAGAAGCGGCTTGCCGAGCGGCTGCTTAAGCGTGCTTTGCGCTTGCTTCTCAGCCTGgtgcacacacacacacacacacacacacaccacctcccaacctccccctcacagCGGTCCGCTCCTTTGGGACTTGATCTCACGAATTCGGTCCTGAACGACACTTGAGTTTTCGGAGTCTGTTTTTTATGGATGATACCCGGTTTTGTCTTGCT
It contains:
- a CDS encoding uncharacterized protein (EggNog:ENOG503NUKC; COG:G; MEROPS:MER0033198), with translation MAPSPSVEPAPPPPPSPGIKSSIVPPEKESTPTEITSQPITNRPESRTTTNNKKQEPCEPPSSCSLSPRPYHHHPPPQPSLLVTAHKTHDYRHELLPFRREWFMTHPTELAIITALVIALQVAVWGFLWGIFSVGPSETTSASSPPPIVNLTYAAFSGLTLPNSVNQFLGLPYAQPPIGPFRWRSPSPPLPSSSGSGPIPATEFKPICLGAGVAYPTPGQSEDCLYANIWAPANATSESRLPVWVFVQGGGYNALSNYNWNGSEVVERSRYGVVVVNFNYRVGMWGFLAGGGRDGEMELNVGLRDQRGLLEWVQREIVQFGGDPEHVVMHGASAGAGSVAMHLIANGGRNDGLFHGAILESIFFPAQPFVGELGWQFERVLNQTGCKGGNSTEGEMDCLRNTDVKVLQEVANHAQPFPGKADPPLPVFYWTPCVDGELIQDFPYKLFKQGKNVKVPIMMGTASNEGTVFTPNITTPQQFTTFFSNNYPLLTATDTTSVLSRYTPPNFNTTPYFNPPNRPPFYGVLATAYGESTFICPQTNVLNYLSVDNTSSLWAYRYNVQDDENTRDGLGVPHLWDAGAIWGPGSLNSWDRTGSYRTYNKELIERVRGYYFGFVKYFDPNRGRLGTEPEWEEWVGGNETTGRRLLFETEGTRMEVLEQEERERCGFWLGLGEGRMEQR
- a CDS encoding uncharacterized protein (EggNog:ENOG503NX0E; COG:S), which encodes MASLIMSLPSILQAPTAGEALSGIFGSVSLTAWICLLLPQLIANYKSKSADALSMKFLLIWLLGDIANLSGALWTSLAPSSIALGMYFCVADLILITQCTYYNTINARRRAREQHHHHSGHRRHSHRHPSADSDTTAVEDTPANEETPLVTEHRRPRSDSQTLLPGSHRRHSTHRRRRSSNLDPLTRIITGEDDTPDSNPWLHNALSLLAVWVVGGAGWFVSYRMGAWDSPDVPVDTEPISAEPQAIIGMVLGYISAVCYLCARIPQIIKNYKEKSCEGLALLFFLLSLTGNFTYGASVMSYSQDRDYLLRALPWLLGSFGTIVEDGVIFVQFRIYSKGNQAGQQSKSVGGTA
- a CDS encoding uncharacterized protein (EggNog:ENOG503NZTQ; COG:S); this encodes MRLSSVAVSAAALRGALAWGGFGHITVAYIASNFVSDSTTSYLQTLLRNDTGDYLAGVATWADSIRYTKWGRFTSGFHFIDAHDNPPTYCGVDYDRDCKKEAGCVVSALQNYTSQLLDTELPLWRRAQAAKFVIHFIGDIHQPLHTEDVARGGNGIHVTFEGKELNLHHVWDTSIAEKLVGGIRRKPYPFAKKWADELTEEIKSGKYAAESKSGWLRGTNITDPIATALGWAVEGNALVCTTVLPEGAEAIEGQELGTDYYEKAAPVVEEQVAKAGFRLAAWLDLIISSLKTVELPASSEPEPDLDSDMPGDL
- a CDS encoding uncharacterized protein (COG:O; EggNog:ENOG503NWY2); amino-acid sequence: MLMKNAVAALMGLAMVAEAASVHQYGTPTRTVGRRQFGKKNNFGNRFGNGQFGGGQNGQNNNNNNNNNGQNNNGQNNNGQNNNNNNNNNNNNNNNNNNNNNNNNNNNGGNNNQASETCLAAAALQTGSQSTGQNGAQAADGQVNSATDNANFINFCQGKTLTNGLQNRDGSCNGIPMGEIPSANRMVSTVILNPKNGDDLEPLTTFQIQVNVANMQLGAFTNATSTYYSAPQTLNGGGQIIGHTHVTVQDTGNTLNPTQPLDATVFAFFKGINDAGNGNGQLAAEVTGGLPTGCYRVCTMSSASNHQPVLMPVAQRGSQEDCRYFSVGGACANNNNNNNNNNNNNNNGGGNNNNNNNGGNNNNNNNNNNGGDQGQNNQGQNQGNQGQGNQGQGNQGQQNNQGNQGNNQGQNNQGNQNNNQGNQGAGNQAGGGSEAGNNGNGNNGGNNNNNGGGNAGAAIAGIQPPPVTDSGNADRPFAVNGNTFVTRQEAQFRACAIQNNACAGAVNSGQAPGRTVPDCNAQEAACRAAA